The proteins below come from a single Tissierella sp. MB52-C2 genomic window:
- a CDS encoding PhoH family protein, producing MTNNIEENSIVIENNEITRELFGDLDENIAIIKEELGINIAIRENEIKLYGDRVSIDLGESLIYNLIEIIKKQGKLDKQELRYSIKLLLEGQGEYVKELLNEVVCVTASGKSIKPKTIGQKKYLDAIKSNDIVFGIGPAGTGKTYLAMAMAVQAFKNKEVSRIILTRPAVEAGESLGFLPGDLQEKVDPYLRPIYDALFDILGGESYARYIEKGVIEVAPLAYMRGRTLDSSYVILDEAQNTTNEQMKMFLTRLGFGSKAIITGDITQIDLAKGKESGLKGITKILRDIRGIDFIYLTKHDIVRHPLVQRIIDAYERYEDTKDK from the coding sequence TTGACAAACAATATAGAAGAAAATAGTATTGTAATAGAAAACAATGAAATCACAAGAGAATTATTTGGAGATTTAGATGAAAATATTGCTATAATAAAAGAAGAATTGGGAATTAATATAGCAATTAGAGAAAATGAAATAAAACTATATGGGGATAGAGTATCTATAGATTTGGGAGAAAGCTTAATTTATAATTTAATTGAGATAATTAAAAAACAGGGAAAACTTGATAAACAAGAGCTTAGATACTCTATTAAACTTTTACTAGAGGGACAAGGAGAATATGTAAAGGAACTATTAAATGAAGTAGTTTGTGTTACAGCATCAGGAAAGAGTATTAAGCCTAAAACCATAGGGCAGAAAAAATATTTAGATGCAATTAAATCCAATGATATAGTATTTGGAATTGGACCAGCAGGTACAGGAAAGACTTATTTAGCCATGGCCATGGCAGTTCAAGCTTTCAAAAATAAAGAAGTAAGCAGAATAATTCTTACAAGACCTGCCGTTGAAGCTGGAGAAAGCTTAGGTTTTTTACCTGGTGATTTGCAGGAAAAAGTAGACCCATATCTAAGACCAATTTATGATGCTCTATTTGATATTTTAGGAGGAGAATCCTATGCTAGATATATTGAAAAAGGCGTAATCGAAGTAGCCCCTTTAGCCTATATGAGAGGTAGAACGCTGGACTCCTCTTACGTTATCTTAGATGAGGCTCAAAATACTACCAATGAACAAATGAAAATGTTTCTAACTCGACTTGGATTTGGTTCAAAGGCTATTATCACTGGAGATATAACTCAAATTGACTTGGCTAAAGGAAAGGAATCGGGACTTAAGGGTATAACAAAAATATTAAGAGATATTAGAGGAATAGATTTTATATATCTAACTAAGCATGATATAGTTAGACATCCTTTAGTTCAAAGAATAATAGATGCATATGAAAGATATGAAGATACTAAAGATAAATAA
- the yqfD gene encoding sporulation protein YqfD, which translates to MLAIKIWNYFRGYVIIRVEGLTLERLLNLAATHDIYLWDVKRENNLVLEMKSTTGGFKELREIVKKVGCRVEIKQKVGLPFSIIRLKERKMLVVGFLMFWMMIIWLTSTIWNIEIIGNEQTPKEHIISLLKDNNINIGKLKFNMNKDDIKYMLIDNYDYFSFVSVNIKGTKMTIEIKEQDLPPEKVDKSYPCHVVAKKKGVIVKVVPRNGKGVVEKGQVVNEGEILITGIMANENIEQQTLVHAEGEVMALTRYSSIIKEPIVKNEERETGKVYKEKGIKVGDKGIVFMKGNIPFTNYKEIEIKKDLINLQKYNISFPIKTVDYEYREVEIKEIKQNLDFLKRDSQIKATKEINEQLPEKAEIQSKNTRHQVDGNILTTQVIVEVLEDIGRKEIIESKIENKEE; encoded by the coding sequence ATGCTAGCTATAAAAATATGGAATTATTTTAGAGGATATGTTATTATTAGGGTTGAAGGGCTAACATTAGAGAGATTGTTAAATCTAGCAGCTACACATGATATCTATCTTTGGGATGTAAAAAGAGAAAATAATCTTGTATTGGAAATGAAATCCACAACTGGAGGATTTAAGGAACTAAGGGAAATCGTGAAAAAAGTAGGTTGTAGAGTAGAAATAAAACAAAAGGTAGGACTTCCATTTAGTATAATAAGATTAAAGGAAAGAAAAATGTTAGTCGTAGGTTTTTTAATGTTTTGGATGATGATTATATGGCTAACATCTACTATTTGGAATATAGAAATAATAGGAAATGAACAAACACCAAAGGAACATATAATTTCTTTGCTTAAGGATAACAATATAAATATAGGCAAACTAAAATTTAATATGAATAAAGATGATATAAAATATATGCTAATAGATAATTATGATTATTTTTCCTTCGTTTCTGTAAATATAAAAGGAACTAAAATGACTATAGAAATAAAAGAACAAGATTTGCCACCTGAAAAAGTAGATAAATCATATCCATGCCATGTAGTGGCAAAGAAGAAAGGTGTTATAGTTAAAGTTGTACCTAGGAATGGTAAAGGGGTCGTGGAGAAAGGCCAAGTAGTTAATGAGGGAGAAATCCTTATAACAGGTATAATGGCTAATGAGAATATAGAGCAACAGACCTTAGTTCATGCAGAAGGAGAAGTAATGGCATTAACTAGATATAGTAGTATTATAAAAGAGCCTATAGTAAAAAATGAAGAAAGAGAAACAGGAAAAGTATATAAGGAAAAAGGAATTAAAGTTGGAGATAAAGGTATTGTTTTTATGAAAGGAAATATTCCTTTTACCAATTATAAAGAAATAGAAATAAAAAAAGATTTAATAAATCTTCAAAAATATAATATAAGTTTTCCAATTAAAACTGTAGACTATGAATATAGAGAAGTGGAGATAAAAGAAATCAAACAGAATCTAGATTTCTTAAAAAGAGACTCTCAAATTAAGGCTACAAAAGAAATAAATGAACAGTTACCTGAAAAGGCAGAAATACAGTCAAAAAATACTAGACATCAAGTAGATGGAAATATATTAACTACTCAAGTAATAGTAGAAGTCTTAGAGGATATAGGAAGAAAAGAGATAATAGAGAGCAAGATAGAGAACAAGGAGGAGTAA
- the yqfC gene encoding sporulation protein YqfC: protein MKRPLENVKYTISEALELPIDIMMDLPRLTVIGNVEASLLNHKGIIEYTTETIRINTKSGIFKITGEELEIKTIISEEIIITGNIENIEIVG from the coding sequence ATGAAAAGACCATTAGAAAATGTAAAGTATACTATTTCAGAAGCTTTAGAACTGCCCATAGATATTATGATGGATTTACCAAGGTTAACGGTAATAGGTAATGTGGAGGCATCTCTATTAAATCACAAAGGAATAATAGAATATACTACAGAGACCATAAGGATAAATACAAAATCAGGAATATTTAAAATAACGGGAGAAGAGTTAGAAATAAAAACTATAATATCTGAAGAAATTATTATTACAGGTAATATTGAAAATATAGAAATTGTAGGCTAG
- the floA gene encoding flotillin-like protein FloA (flotillin-like protein involved in membrane lipid rafts): MGSAFFPIGFALFIIIVVMLFFSFVPVGLWITAFFSGVKISMSTLIGMRLRRVAPSRLVNPMIKATKAGLVIRINELEAHYLAGGNVNTLVDALIAAQRANIPLEFERAAAIDLAGRNVLEAVQVSVNPKVIETPQIAAVAKDGIEVVVKARVTVRANIERLVGGAGEETIIARVGEGIVTTVGSSDSHKDVLENPDRISKTVLDKGLDSGTAFEILSIDIADVDVGRNIGATLQMDQAEADKKIAEAKAEERRAMAVAKEQEMKAEVQAMRAKVVESEAEVPLALASALKSGNLGVMDYYNMRNILADTDMRSSISKMTEDDKKQK, encoded by the coding sequence ATGGGTTCAGCATTTTTCCCAATAGGTTTTGCATTATTTATTATAATTGTTGTAATGCTTTTCTTTTCATTTGTGCCAGTTGGACTTTGGATTACAGCATTTTTCTCAGGAGTTAAAATATCCATGTCTACACTTATAGGTATGAGACTTAGAAGGGTAGCTCCATCTAGATTAGTAAATCCAATGATTAAAGCTACAAAAGCAGGATTAGTTATTAGAATCAACGAATTAGAGGCTCATTATTTAGCAGGAGGAAATGTAAATACTTTAGTAGATGCCTTGATCGCAGCACAAAGAGCAAATATTCCATTAGAGTTTGAAAGAGCTGCTGCTATAGATTTAGCAGGTAGAAATGTATTAGAGGCAGTTCAGGTATCAGTTAATCCTAAGGTTATAGAGACTCCACAAATAGCTGCAGTGGCTAAAGATGGTATAGAGGTAGTAGTTAAAGCAAGAGTAACTGTGAGAGCTAATATTGAAAGGCTAGTAGGGGGAGCAGGAGAAGAAACCATCATAGCCAGAGTAGGGGAAGGAATTGTAACTACTGTAGGTAGTTCAGACTCTCATAAGGATGTATTAGAAAACCCTGATAGAATATCAAAAACTGTACTTGATAAAGGGTTAGATTCAGGAACCGCTTTTGAAATACTTTCCATAGATATAGCAGATGTAGATGTGGGTAGAAATATAGGGGCTACACTTCAAATGGATCAAGCAGAGGCAGATAAGAAAATTGCAGAAGCTAAGGCGGAAGAAAGAAGAGCCATGGCAGTAGCTAAAGAGCAGGAAATGAAGGCAGAAGTACAGGCCATGAGAGCTAAAGTAGTAGAATCAGAGGCAGAAGTACCATTGGCCTTAGCGTCAGCTTTAAAATCAGGTAATTTAGGAGTTATGGATTATTATAATATGAGAAATATACTAGCAGATACAGATATGCGTTCATCAATATCTAAAATGACTGAAGACGATAAGAAGCAGAAATAA
- a CDS encoding NfeD family protein has protein sequence MKNKWIVVFVLLIILILSNFVYADSDAQIRWANYISNPYISSLLLTIGLVGLVIEILTPGFGIGGLISIIGFGLYFGGNSLAGNSTWFSLLLFVIGLILLVLEAMVPGFGLPGISGIILVGLGIILAMDSFVIALASLSVAIIITTIVTVILIKMGFKSDALHKIILDTEYKDEKGFLSVDSMDQYMDKEGISITELRPAGFIEIDGIKLDALSDGSFIPKNVAIKVSRVEGSKIFVRRG, from the coding sequence ATGAAAAATAAATGGATAGTTGTATTTGTATTATTGATAATCTTAATTTTATCAAACTTTGTATATGCAGATAGTGATGCTCAAATAAGATGGGCCAATTATATTTCCAATCCTTATATTAGTAGCTTATTGCTAACAATAGGGCTTGTTGGATTGGTAATTGAAATTTTGACGCCAGGATTTGGTATTGGTGGTTTAATCAGTATAATAGGATTTGGTCTATATTTTGGAGGAAATTCCTTAGCGGGAAACTCAACTTGGTTCTCATTACTTCTGTTTGTCATAGGACTAATACTTTTAGTATTAGAAGCAATGGTACCAGGATTTGGACTTCCAGGTATAAGTGGAATAATATTGGTGGGGTTAGGTATAATTTTGGCTATGGATTCATTTGTTATAGCCTTGGCATCATTAAGTGTTGCCATAATAATAACTACCATTGTAACTGTAATTTTGATTAAAATGGGATTTAAAAGTGATGCACTTCATAAGATTATATTGGATACAGAATACAAAGATGAAAAAGGATTTTTATCGGTAGATTCTATGGATCAATATATGGATAAAGAAGGAATTAGTATAACGGAACTTCGCCCAGCTGGGTTTATAGAAATAGATGGAATAAAATTAGATGCTCTATCAGATGGTAGTTTTATTCCCAAAAATGTAGCTATAAAAGTATCGAGGGTAGAAGGTTCAAAAATATTTGTTAGGAGGGGTTAA
- a CDS encoding GatB/YqeY domain-containing protein yields the protein MSLKEKLMEDLKDSMRSKDTIKKNTITMIRAAIKQKEVDERIDVSEEAILEIISKQLKEKRMAIEEFKKGQREDLVQLTENEIDILLEYLPKQLSEEEVEEIVAEAIKEINATSMKDIGLIMKTVMPKVKGRTDGNIVNKMIKKILN from the coding sequence ATGTCCCTTAAAGAAAAGTTAATGGAGGATTTAAAAGACTCCATGAGAAGTAAAGACACAATTAAAAAGAATACTATTACTATGATAAGGGCAGCTATAAAGCAAAAAGAAGTAGATGAAAGAATAGATGTATCTGAAGAGGCCATACTAGAAATCATATCTAAGCAATTAAAAGAAAAGAGAATGGCTATTGAAGAATTTAAAAAAGGACAACGTGAAGACTTAGTTCAATTAACAGAAAATGAAATAGATATTCTTTTAGAATATCTACCTAAACAACTTTCAGAAGAAGAAGTAGAAGAAATAGTAGCTGAAGCTATCAAGGAAATAAATGCAACTTCTATGAAAGATATAGGTTTAATAATGAAAACTGTAATGCCAAAGGTGAAAGGTAGAACTGATGGCAATATTGTAAATAAAATGATAAAGAAAATTCTTAATTAA
- the rpsU gene encoding 30S ribosomal protein S21, translating to MSEIKVGENESLDNALKRFKRQCARAGILGEARKREHYEKPSVKRKKKSEEARRKKHSKF from the coding sequence ATGTCAGAAATTAAAGTTGGAGAAAACGAGTCTCTTGATAATGCATTAAAAAGATTTAAAAGACAATGTGCACGTGCTGGCATTTTAGGTGAAGCTAGAAAAAGAGAGCACTATGAAAAGCCAAGCGTTAAACGTAAAAAGAAATCCGAAGAAGCCAGAAGGAAAAAACACTCTAAATTTTAA
- a CDS encoding histidine triad nucleotide-binding protein yields the protein MTNCLFCNIIKGEIPSNLIYEDEEVIAFEDINPQAPVHFLVIPKEHIQSAAYIDENNKNIMGHILFIVSKIAKEKGLEEGYRIVNNCGIDGGQTVEHIHFHVLGKRKMLWPPG from the coding sequence TTGACGAATTGTTTGTTTTGCAATATAATTAAAGGTGAGATACCTAGTAACCTAATCTATGAAGATGAAGAGGTTATAGCCTTTGAAGATATTAATCCTCAAGCACCAGTACATTTTCTTGTAATACCTAAAGAACATATACAATCAGCAGCTTACATAGATGAAAATAATAAAAATATTATGGGTCATATATTATTTATAGTATCTAAGATAGCAAAAGAAAAGGGATTAGAGGAAGGTTATAGGATAGTAAACAACTGTGGTATAGATGGTGGGCAAACTGTAGAACATATACATTTTCATGTATTAGGTAAAAGAAAAATGTTATGGCCACCAGGCTAA
- the mtaB gene encoding tRNA (N(6)-L-threonylcarbamoyladenosine(37)-C(2))-methylthiotransferase MtaB, with protein sequence MKKVAFYTLGCKVNQYETEAMEEIFEKDNYTVVNSEEIADIYVINTCTVTNLSDRKSRQFISRAKKLNPYAIIAVVGCYSQVSPEEVSKIEGVDIIMGTTERSRILELCEEVKEKNEKINIVRNVKTQKEFETINIDEIKSKTRAYIKIQDGCNQFCSYCIIPYARGPIRSRSLDEIIKETEKLSKAGFKEIILAGIHVASYGKDIDKTPLTGVLKEVAKVDGIERIRLSSLEPTLIDEEFMKTIIDIGKVCDHFHLSLQSGSDTVLKRMNRKYTTSQYRDIVKLIRKYMPNAGITTDIIVGFPGETDKEFAETLEFVKDIRFSKIHVFKYSPRNGTPAAEYKEQVDGNIKNSRSERLISLGEELMLEFNQGFIGKKLSVLFEEESKKEKDFIEGYTTNYIRVKSKKESHNIGSIMDIKIKDTKDDFLIGE encoded by the coding sequence ATGAAAAAAGTAGCTTTTTATACCCTAGGTTGCAAAGTAAATCAATATGAAACGGAAGCCATGGAAGAAATATTTGAAAAGGACAACTATACAGTTGTAAATAGTGAGGAAATAGCTGATATATATGTAATAAATACTTGTACAGTAACAAATTTATCTGATAGAAAATCAAGGCAATTTATATCTAGGGCAAAAAAGTTAAATCCCTATGCCATAATTGCAGTAGTAGGGTGTTATTCCCAAGTATCTCCTGAGGAAGTGTCCAAAATTGAAGGAGTAGATATTATTATGGGCACTACTGAAAGAAGTAGAATACTGGAATTATGTGAAGAAGTAAAGGAAAAAAATGAGAAGATAAATATAGTTAGAAATGTAAAAACACAAAAAGAATTTGAAACTATAAATATAGACGAAATAAAGTCTAAGACTAGAGCTTATATAAAAATTCAGGATGGTTGTAACCAATTTTGTTCTTATTGTATAATTCCATATGCTAGAGGACCCATAAGAAGCAGAAGTCTTGATGAGATAATTAAAGAAACCGAAAAACTATCTAAGGCTGGTTTTAAGGAAATAATCTTAGCTGGAATTCATGTAGCTTCCTATGGTAAAGATATAGATAAAACTCCTTTAACTGGGGTATTAAAAGAAGTAGCTAAAGTAGATGGTATAGAAAGAATTAGGCTTAGTTCTTTAGAGCCTACTTTAATAGATGAAGAATTTATGAAGACAATAATAGATATAGGAAAGGTATGCGACCATTTTCATTTATCACTACAGTCAGGTTCGGATACAGTTCTTAAAAGAATGAATCGAAAATACACTACTTCTCAGTATAGAGATATTGTAAAGTTAATAAGAAAGTATATGCCAAATGCAGGAATTACAACAGATATAATAGTAGGTTTTCCAGGAGAAACAGATAAAGAATTTGCTGAAACCCTAGAATTCGTAAAAGATATTAGATTTTCTAAAATTCACGTATTTAAATATTCTCCGAGAAATGGTACTCCTGCGGCAGAGTATAAGGAACAAGTAGATGGAAATATTAAAAATAGTAGATCAGAAAGACTGATATCCTTAGGAGAGGAATTAATGCTTGAGTTTAACCAAGGCTTTATAGGAAAAAAACTCTCTGTATTATTTGAAGAAGAAAGTAAAAAAGAAAAGGATTTTATAGAAGGATATACTACAAATTATATTCGTGTAAAATCTAAAAAAGAAAGTCATAATATAGGTAGTATAATGGATATAAAAATAAAGGATACTAAAGATGATTTTTTAATTGGTGAATAA
- a CDS encoding RsmE family RNA methyltransferase, with protein MHRFFVEKEQIQEDVIEIIGTDVKHIKDVLRMKTDEKIEIGSNGITYTCEISSMDKNKIIAKIIDKREGTNESDINITLYQGLAKGNKMDLIIQKCTEIGIKEFYPLASHRSVMKIKDIKKEQSKVERWNVIADEAAKQSKRDILPKVRNILSFDEMIDMLKDKENIIVPYEDEKQETIKIGLKDVKGNDIHLVIGPEGGFEPDEIEKLNEIGAKIVTLGPRILRTETAGIVSATIILYELGNLGVI; from the coding sequence ATGCATAGATTTTTTGTTGAAAAGGAACAAATACAAGAAGATGTTATAGAGATAATTGGTACTGATGTAAAGCATATAAAAGACGTTTTGAGAATGAAGACAGATGAAAAAATTGAGATTGGATCAAATGGAATAACGTATACTTGTGAAATAAGCTCTATGGACAAGAATAAAATTATTGCAAAAATAATAGACAAAAGAGAAGGAACTAACGAATCAGATATAAATATTACCTTGTATCAAGGATTAGCCAAGGGAAATAAAATGGATTTAATCATACAAAAATGTACGGAAATAGGAATAAAGGAATTCTATCCATTGGCAAGTCATAGGTCAGTAATGAAAATAAAAGACATAAAAAAGGAGCAATCTAAAGTAGAGAGATGGAATGTCATAGCAGATGAAGCTGCAAAGCAAAGTAAAAGAGATATTCTTCCAAAGGTAAGAAATATTTTATCCTTTGATGAAATGATAGATATGTTAAAGGATAAAGAAAATATAATTGTACCCTATGAAGATGAAAAACAAGAAACCATCAAAATTGGATTAAAAGATGTAAAAGGAAATGATATACATCTAGTAATTGGTCCTGAAGGCGGATTTGAACCTGATGAAATAGAGAAACTAAATGAGATAGGAGCCAAAATAGTAACTTTAGGACCTCGTATACTTAGAACGGAAACAGCTGGAATTGTGTCAGCTACAATAATACTTTATGAACTTGGAAATTTGGGAGTGATTTAA
- the prmA gene encoding 50S ribosomal protein L11 methyltransferase, translating to MNWTEVKIRTTAELEDLISSILYDAGATGLAIEDPRDILELSKYKENWDFVDPNLINIESDDIFIKAYFSEQENVKEIIEEIRIRMEDNPVIALASNEINISVINDEDFADSWKKYYKPLRIGKKIVIKPSWEECTLEEEDILIELDPGMAFGTGTHETTMMCTEALEEYVKSGDIVYDIGCGSGILSIVAAKLGAEKVVGVDLDEVCVKVSNENIELNNVSDIVEIKNGNLLDVVEGKANIIVSNIIAEIIAKMTKDLKAYLKDNGIFITSGIIVEKIDLVEKALLENGFKVLEIKKKNSWACIVATNN from the coding sequence ATGAACTGGACGGAAGTTAAAATAAGAACTACTGCCGAATTAGAAGATTTAATATCAAGTATCTTGTATGATGCAGGGGCTACAGGACTTGCCATAGAAGATCCACGGGATATTCTTGAACTATCTAAGTATAAGGAAAATTGGGATTTTGTGGATCCAAACTTAATCAACATAGAATCAGATGATATATTTATTAAAGCCTATTTCTCAGAACAAGAAAATGTAAAGGAAATAATCGAAGAAATAAGAATTAGAATGGAAGACAATCCTGTCATAGCCTTAGCATCGAATGAAATCAATATATCTGTTATAAACGATGAAGATTTTGCAGACTCTTGGAAAAAGTATTATAAACCCCTTAGAATAGGTAAGAAAATAGTAATTAAACCTTCTTGGGAAGAATGCACATTGGAAGAAGAAGATATATTAATTGAATTAGACCCAGGAATGGCTTTTGGTACGGGAACCCATGAAACTACTATGATGTGTACTGAGGCTTTAGAAGAATATGTAAAATCAGGAGATATAGTATATGATATTGGCTGTGGTAGTGGTATACTTAGTATAGTTGCAGCTAAACTAGGTGCGGAGAAAGTAGTAGGAGTAGACTTAGATGAAGTATGTGTAAAAGTATCTAACGAAAATATAGAGTTAAACAATGTAAGTGATATTGTAGAAATTAAAAACGGTAATTTACTAGATGTAGTAGAAGGTAAGGCTAATATAATAGTATCCAACATAATAGCAGAAATAATTGCAAAAATGACAAAGGATTTAAAAGCATATCTAAAGGATAATGGAATATTTATTACATCAGGCATTATTGTAGAAAAAATTGATTTAGTGGAGAAAGCATTATTGGAGAATGGATTTAAAGTATTAGAAATCAAGAAGAAAAATAGTTGGGCTTGTATTGTAGCAACTAATAATTAG
- the dnaJ gene encoding molecular chaperone DnaJ encodes MMRDYYEILGIGKDASEDEIKRAYRTLAKKYHPDLNPDNEEAEAKFKEANQAYEILSDPEKRSRYDRFGHAGVDPQAGGYGEGFGGFGDIFEDIFDMFGGGFSRGSRRNGPTKGNDLRYDLNLEFKEAIFGTEKEIQIRRTENCSTCSGTGAKPGTAKETCKTCNGRGEVRYAQQTPLGQFVRTSTCDRCNGTGEIIKEKCNSCNGSGKEIKSKKIKIKIPAGVDNESIISMRGEGESGDKGGPSGDLYIYINVAEDPIFNRVGNNIYFTMPITFTEAALGAEIEVPTLEGITKYTIPEGTQTGTEYRLKNMGVPYLRGHGRGDLLFTVEVSVPTKLSEKQKELLRDFAKETGEHIKEHKKGFFDKVKDAFN; translated from the coding sequence ATGATGAGGGATTACTATGAAATCTTAGGTATAGGGAAAGATGCATCAGAAGATGAAATCAAGAGAGCCTATAGAACCTTAGCGAAAAAGTATCATCCAGATTTAAATCCAGACAATGAAGAAGCAGAAGCAAAATTTAAAGAAGCAAATCAAGCTTACGAGATATTAAGTGATCCAGAGAAAAGATCTAGATATGATAGATTCGGACACGCAGGAGTAGATCCTCAAGCAGGAGGATATGGTGAAGGCTTTGGTGGATTTGGTGATATTTTTGAAGATATATTTGATATGTTTGGTGGTGGATTTAGTAGAGGGTCTAGGCGAAATGGACCAACTAAAGGTAATGATTTAAGATATGACTTAAATCTAGAGTTTAAAGAAGCAATATTTGGAACAGAAAAGGAAATACAAATTAGAAGAACAGAAAATTGCAGTACTTGTAGTGGAACAGGAGCAAAACCAGGTACAGCAAAAGAGACTTGTAAGACCTGTAATGGTAGAGGAGAAGTTAGATATGCTCAACAAACTCCCCTTGGACAATTTGTAAGAACTTCAACTTGTGATAGATGTAATGGAACAGGAGAAATCATTAAAGAAAAATGTAACAGCTGTAATGGTTCTGGAAAAGAAATAAAAAGTAAAAAGATTAAGATTAAAATTCCAGCAGGTGTAGATAATGAGTCTATTATATCCATGAGGGGAGAAGGCGAATCTGGAGATAAAGGTGGACCTAGCGGAGATTTATATATATATATAAATGTAGCTGAAGACCCTATATTTAATCGTGTTGGAAACAATATATACTTCACTATGCCTATTACATTTACAGAAGCGGCTTTAGGAGCAGAAATAGAAGTACCAACATTAGAAGGTATAACAAAATATACTATTCCAGAAGGAACTCAGACAGGAACTGAATATAGACTTAAAAACATGGGAGTTCCATATCTTAGAGGCCATGGAAGAGGAGACTTACTCTTTACTGTAGAAGTATCTGTTCCTACTAAACTATCAGAAAAACAAAAAGAATTATTAAGGGATTTTGCAAAAGAAACTGGAGAACATATTAAAGAACATAAAAAAGGTTTTTTTGATAAGGTAAAAGATGCCTTTAACTAA